In Methylobacterium aquaticum, the following are encoded in one genomic region:
- a CDS encoding SDR family NAD(P)-dependent oxidoreductase, whose amino-acid sequence MSTRLLRKVAIVFGAGSAGTGWGNGKAVAVAFAREGARVICVDRGLAAAEETAQIVVEEGNEAEALCADVTDYDAVARAVAAGEARFGRLDILHNNVGLPEAGGPEDLDEETWRRAIEVNVGGVWRTCKAVLPGMRARRSGAVVNISSVASRRWTGTPAFAYAAAKAAVNQATVSVAMQYARDGIRANAILPGLLDTTLADECRGAGTPESGRDRRVPLGRLGEAWDIAHAAVFLASDEARFITGVCLPVDGGQSCSMAALA is encoded by the coding sequence ATGTCGACACGTCTGCTGCGGAAGGTCGCGATCGTGTTCGGGGCGGGCTCCGCCGGCACCGGCTGGGGCAACGGCAAGGCGGTGGCGGTCGCCTTCGCCCGGGAGGGCGCCCGGGTGATCTGCGTCGACCGCGGCCTCGCCGCCGCCGAGGAGACGGCGCAGATCGTCGTCGAGGAGGGCAACGAGGCCGAGGCCTTGTGCGCCGACGTCACCGATTACGACGCCGTGGCGCGTGCGGTCGCCGCCGGCGAGGCGCGGTTCGGCCGCCTCGACATCCTGCACAACAATGTCGGCCTGCCCGAAGCCGGAGGCCCCGAGGATCTTGACGAGGAGACCTGGCGGCGGGCGATCGAGGTCAATGTCGGCGGGGTCTGGCGGACCTGCAAGGCGGTGCTGCCGGGCATGCGGGCCAGGCGTTCGGGGGCGGTGGTCAACATCTCGTCGGTCGCCTCCCGGCGCTGGACCGGCACGCCGGCCTTCGCCTACGCCGCCGCCAAGGCGGCGGTGAACCAGGCCACCGTGTCGGTGGCGATGCAATATGCCCGCGACGGCATCCGGGCGAACGCGATCCTGCCGGGCCTCCTCGACACCACGCTGGCCGACGAATGCCGCGGCGCCGGCACGCCCGAATCGGGCCGCGACCGCCGGGTCCCGCTCGGCCGCCTCGGCGAGGCCTGGGACATCGCCCACGCGGCGGTCTTCCTCGCCTCCGACGAGGCCCGCTTCATCACCGGCGTGTGCCTGCCGGTGGATGGCGGCCAGAGCTGCAGCATGGCGGCCCTCGCCTGA
- a CDS encoding DUF3313 domain-containing protein, which produces MRTTIKAASTTRAARRVAAAATLALLAGCATPVLTQTGLLTRYDHLTSSEATATKSRIFIDKAAMARVRTVRIIPTTFSAAVSGPGVTEQERRVVANAADRALCYELSLRYDVVSSGPADLTIRSNVTRASLTNVPASGVAVGASAAITIAAQVGVGFADTIGKVPVPRLPIGLGDLTVEAEALDARRQQRAAMVWAGGANSFTNQARFSPVADIYDLAGDFGQDFGSYLATGEDPFESELTIPTYDRIRVTVLGEMPRDPDCQAFGRAPGIDAMIGDSFGLPPDWTDKGPTAGR; this is translated from the coding sequence ATGCGGACGACCATCAAGGCTGCCTCGACCACGCGGGCCGCCCGCCGCGTTGCGGCTGCGGCGACCTTGGCCCTTCTCGCGGGCTGCGCCACGCCGGTTCTGACCCAGACCGGCCTGCTGACGCGCTACGACCACCTGACCTCGAGCGAGGCCACCGCGACGAAGTCGCGGATCTTCATCGACAAGGCCGCGATGGCCCGGGTGCGCACCGTCCGCATCATTCCCACCACCTTCTCGGCGGCGGTCTCGGGCCCCGGCGTGACCGAGCAGGAGCGCCGGGTCGTCGCCAACGCGGCCGACCGGGCGCTCTGCTACGAGCTGTCCCTGCGCTACGACGTGGTGTCCTCCGGCCCCGCCGACCTGACCATCCGGTCGAACGTCACCCGGGCGAGCCTCACCAACGTGCCGGCCTCCGGCGTCGCGGTCGGCGCCTCGGCGGCGATCACCATCGCCGCGCAGGTCGGCGTCGGCTTCGCCGATACGATCGGCAAGGTGCCGGTGCCTCGCCTGCCGATCGGGCTCGGCGACCTCACGGTCGAGGCCGAGGCGCTGGATGCCCGCCGCCAGCAGCGCGCCGCGATGGTGTGGGCCGGGGGCGCCAACTCCTTCACCAACCAGGCCCGCTTCTCGCCCGTCGCCGACATCTACGACCTCGCCGGCGATTTCGGCCAGGATTTCGGCTCCTACCTCGCCACCGGCGAGGACCCGTTCGAATCCGAGCTTACCATCCCGACCTACGACCGCATCCGCGTGACCGTGCTGGGCGAGATGCCCCGTGATCCGGATTGCCAGGCTTTCGGCCGGGCGCCCGGCATCGACGCCATGATCGGCGACTCCTTCGGCCTGCCGCCGGACTGGACCGACAAGGGACCGACCGCCGGGCGGTGA